CCCTTCTCCCGCAGCAGTGACTCAGCCATGACCGCACTATCTGCCTGCAGTACACCCTGTTCCAGGTGCCCAGCGGCGTTTACTCCCGCATAACTGAACTCCGGCACTTTTTGCCCAGCTCCCCTTCGGTAATCGAGCTGTCGACAGAACCGAGTCAAATCCCGGCGGCGACCACTACCTTTAGTAAGAACTCGTGACCCGCAGGGCCTCTTCTAAGGTGGTGATTCCTTCCAGCACCTTGCGCCTGCAGTCTTCCCACAGGGGCACCATGCCCTTGAGTAACGCCGCCTCGCGCACTTCGTCGGCCGATACCCCGCGGTTGATGAGCTTTCTCAGCTCCCCGTCAACTTCCATGATCTCGAAAACGCCGGTTCGGCCCCGGTAGCCGGTTCCCCGGCAGGCTACACAGCCCCCGGATCGCACCAGCAGCAGAGGCTCGTCTTCAGGCATTCCCAGCATCCTTTTTTCTTCGGGACCCGCATCGTATTCTTTTCTGCAGTCGGGACAGACTTTTCGCACCAGGCGCTGGGCTACAACCCCGGCCAAGGCAGATGAGATGAGGTAGGGCATGAGCCCCATATCCATAAGCCGGACAACGGTGCTCGCGGCATCGTTGGTGTGAAGCGTCGAGAGCACCAGGTGCCCGGTCAATGCTGCCCTGGCCGCGATTTCCGCGGTTTCTTCGTCCCGTATTTTTCCTACCATTATAATATCAGGGTCCTGCCGCAGCATGGTCCGCAGCCCGCTGGCAAAAGTCAGCCCGGCCTGAACGTTGATCTGGGTTTGGCTTATCCCTTCCATGTCGTATTCGATAGGATCTTCTAGAGTGGCGATGTTCTTTCGTTCCGAGTCCATCTCGGCCAGCATCGCGTACAGGGTCGTGGTCTTACCGCTGCCGGTAGGCCCCGTTACCAGAATTATACCCCAGGGGCGGCTCACCAGCCGGTTGAATTTTTCTATATCTTCCAGGCTCAGCCCCAGCTGAGATTTATCGATAAAAAAAGAAGCCCGGTCGAGAATCCTGATGGCCACCTTTTCTCCGTAGGCGGTCGGCATGGTAGCAACCCTCAGGTCTATAGGCCGCCCGTCCACCCGGGTTACTATCTTTCCATCCTGGGGTATCCTTTTTTCCGCGATGTTGAGGCCGGCCATAACCTTGATGCGGCTCACAACCGGAGCGTGGGCCCGTATATCCGTACTCAATACTTCGTGGAGAACTCCGTCCACCCGGTTCCTCACCCGCATCCGCTTCTCGCTGGGCTCTATATGTATGTCGCTGGCCCGGCTCCGGACCGCGTTTTCGATTAAAGAATTCACTAGCCTCACCGCAGGCGCGCTCTCGATATCGAGAGTTGCTGCCGCCTGGGCTGCAGCCTCTTCCTGCATCCTGGACGCGTCGCGGGCCGCCTGCTCAGCCGCCCTTCGCTGGGAAAACACGTTTTCGATGGTGTCCAGGATGTCCTTTTCTGAGGCCAGCAGCGGAGTTACTGGCATGCCCGTTACCAGGCGGATGTCCTGCACCGCCAGCATGTCCAGGGGGTCCTTCATGGCCACGATAAGAGCACCGTCTACCACCTGGACAGGGATGGCCGTGTGGCGGCGCGCCAGATTTTCCGGAATCCTGCGCGCCGCTTCCACGTCGATCGGAGCAATCTTGAGATCAACGCTCCTTATCCCCAGCTGTTCTTCCAAGGCCCTGGCCAGCTCGGCTTCCGTAACAAAACCGTT
The sequence above is drawn from the Syntrophothermus lipocalidus DSM 12680 genome and encodes:
- a CDS encoding GspE/PulE family protein, with amino-acid sequence MKVLGTQGVKSRLKLGEILLQAGVITEDQLKQALELQKQAGPGQRLGDILVKNGFVTEAELARALEEQLGIRSVDLKIAPIDVEAARRIPENLARRHTAIPVQVVDGALIVAMKDPLDMLAVQDIRLVTGMPVTPLLASEKDILDTIENVFSQRRAAEQAARDASRMQEEAAAQAAATLDIESAPAVRLVNSLIENAVRSRASDIHIEPSEKRMRVRNRVDGVLHEVLSTDIRAHAPVVSRIKVMAGLNIAEKRIPQDGKIVTRVDGRPIDLRVATMPTAYGEKVAIRILDRASFFIDKSQLGLSLEDIEKFNRLVSRPWGIILVTGPTGSGKTTTLYAMLAEMDSERKNIATLEDPIEYDMEGISQTQINVQAGLTFASGLRTMLRQDPDIIMVGKIRDEETAEIAARAALTGHLVLSTLHTNDAASTVVRLMDMGLMPYLISSALAGVVAQRLVRKVCPDCRKEYDAGPEEKRMLGMPEDEPLLLVRSGGCVACRGTGYRGRTGVFEIMEVDGELRKLINRGVSADEVREAALLKGMVPLWEDCRRKVLEGITTLEEALRVTSSY